The following nucleotide sequence is from Marinitoga litoralis.
AGCTTGAAAATCAAGACAGATTATAATTTCAGCATCTAAATCATAAAGTTTTTCTACAATTTCTTTTTCCACTACTCTCCAATTTAATCCTCCAAGTCCTGATCCTAACATAGGTAATGCAACTTTTCTTATATTATTATTTATAATATATTCTTTTAAATCTAATAGACCACTACTAATCCATTCTATTTTAGAAGGATATTTATAATCATCTTTGGTAGGAAAATTGGCTATTATTTCTTTATCTTCCCAAAACCATATCTTACCAGGTTTTATTTCTTTTCTCAAACATTTTCCCTTATATTCCTTTTCCATCTCAGGATATCTTAAAGCAAATTCAAATGCTAAACCTTTTCCCATATACCCTTTTGTGTTTATTGTATTAACTAAAACATCTACATCATTTTTAAATTCAAATAATGAAAATGGACTTAATCTTATCAAGCTACCTCTCCTTTCTTTAAAGCATTTTCAAAAAATATATCTTCTATATATGGTGTACAATATGATACATTTGCAAATTTTCTTAAAGAGTAAAAATTTTTACTTGAATTTACTATTACCCTATCTATATATTTTACACTAATTTTTTCATATATTAACACTTCTGATTGCATTATTTGTTTTAACTCTTTGTTTCCATACCAATTTTTAGAAAAAATCATATCTTTTTTTAATTCTAAATCTTTTATGTTTTTAGTAAATATAGCATCCTCTGCAGAAGCATTTTTTATAGAAAAATAATGATCATATATTCTTAATATTTTATTTGAAATTTCTAAAATTACAATATTTCTTTTTTC
It contains:
- a CDS encoding macro domain-containing protein, whose product is MIRLSPFSLFEFKNDVDVLVNTINTKGYMGKGLAFEFALRYPEMEKEYKGKCLRKEIKPGKIWFWEDKEIIANFPTKDDYKYPSKIEWISSGLLDLKEYIINNNIRKVALPMLGSGLGGLNWRVVEKEIVEKLYDLDAEIIICLDFQAGEKEKNAIENALYEIFNPLFGSNIKISRFREILEIKGVGKKRYMELLNKYF
- a CDS encoding DarT ssDNA thymidine ADP-ribosyltransferase family protein: MIHEGGGIIFEKFYYITPYENAIKIFKSGYIYSREYAIRKSYIEKDYSDRDVQNRRRYKKLPNKKMLYEYVPLYINPRNAMLYRYLKEKRNIVILEISNKILRIYDHYFSIKNASAEDAIFTKNIKDLELKKDMIFSKNWYGNKELKQIMQSEVLIYEKISVKYIDRVIVNSSKNFYSLRKFANVSYCTPYIEDIFFENALKKGEVA